Proteins encoded in a region of the Scomber scombrus chromosome 16, fScoSco1.1, whole genome shotgun sequence genome:
- the LOC133996212 gene encoding toll-like receptor 13 — protein sequence MRLLFLNWNKIAHVDDGSFIRLAALSTLGMRANELTSLTGNLFQGLSNLTTLDIGQNKIQFIDASAFQFLTSLQTVMLDLNQIQQVSDIQPILQLPHLQNLSIGQNRFHSFQTKDLLLNISSSLKVLNVAFSELEIFSITTPIFPHLELIDISRCGRSASLKWDIPDKTLLKNITQLYFSVTSLPFKDMQKVLQSLDSLMHLTLNDIEKWIKKGLLDTVCSIPTLKKLDLSYNSFPKISAKLVNCSQLTELDLCSTLMTEVFPGSIQSMKRLRYLNLQKNMLSKVPDDIRGLSSLEILDLSSNYLIELGCGDFLNTTRLTELNLSNNRIAKLDSCAFENLEDLKVLDLSNNLLSTFGGAFKTGLQKLQFLHLSNNFVSVLEKGDFEALGSVKYLDVVSNDIKRVTQEAFDGMNNLETLNVKLPLQFEIDFSGLHQLKSLTVHFNSDGSFQSTPPNPEKVFFNLKYLKTFNVICKGNHLGFPLDVPTYFFMAMNNLEEFTAVKVFVSAPDPTTFVPNLKIKNVTIQQTGLTEFDPYLFQPIPNLQSLDLSRNKLRSLDFLAQANLSVLSWLKLSENELTVINETVFRSLPALTYLDLLGNPFTCDCSNAGFIQWVISNNQTQVVNAYQYTCSFPLAKQGSKLLDFDIQSCWMDVNFLCFISSTCLVVLTLLTSFIYHFLRWQLTYGFYLFLAFLYDSKKRKKEAPHCYDAFISYNVHDEAWVYQEMLPVLEGEQGWRLCLHHRDFQPGKPIIENITDAIYSCRKTICVISRHYLQSEWCSREIQMASFRLFDEQKDVLILLFLEDIPAHQLSPYYRMRKLVKRRTYLSWTQAGGHKGVFWQNVRRALETRDDYGKNV from the exons ATGAGACTTTTGTTCCTGAACTGGAATAAGATTGCTCACGTAGACGATGGATCTTTTATCAGGTTGGCGGCGTTGTCAACACTTGGCATGAGAGCTAATGAACTCACCAGCCTGACAGGAAACCTTTTCCAGGGACTGTCCAACCTCACAACTCTTGACATTGGGCAAAACAAAATCCAGTTCATCGATGCCTCAGCCTTTCAGTTCCTGACCAGCTTACAGACTGTGATGCTGGATTTGAACCAGATCCAACAAGTTTCCGACATTCAGCCCATCTTACAGCTACCACATCTACAAAATCTGAGCATTGGACAAAATCGATTTCATTCTTTCCAGACCAAAGATCTGCTGCTGAACATATCCTCAAGCCTGAAGGTGTTGAATGTAGCTTTTAGTGAGTTGGAAATATTCAGCATCACCACACCGATCTTTCCTCACCTTGAGCTGATTGACATTTCTCGTTGTGGCAGAAGTGCCAGTTTGAAATGGGACATCCCTGACAAGACTTTACTGAAGAACATAACTCAACTGTATTTTAGCGTTACTTCACTGCCTTTTAAAGACATGCAAAAAGTCCTGCAGAGTCTTGACTCGCTGATGCATCTCACTCTAAATGATATTGAAAAGTGGATCAAAAAAGGCCTCTTAGATACAGTCTGCAGCATCCCAACGCTTAAGAAGCTGGATCTGTCTTACAACTCTTTCCCCAAAATCAGTGCAAAGCTTGTAAATTGCTCTCAGCTCACTGAACTTGACTTGTGCAGCACTTTGATGACTGAAGTGTTTCCAGGCTCCATACAATCGATGAAGCGACTGAGGTACCTCAActtacaaaaaaacatgctcTCCAAAGTGCCAGATGACATCAGGGGTCTCTCCTCCCTCGAGATCCTGGATCTGAGCAGTAATTATCTCATTGAGTTGGGCTGTGGTGATTTCCTAAACACAACACGCCTCACTGAACTTAATCTGAGCAACAACCGCATTGCCAAACTGGACTCGTGTGCCTTTGAAAATCTGGAAGATCTGAAAGTTTTAGATTTAAGTAACAACCTGCTGTCGACATTCGGAGGCGCCTTCAAAACTGGCCTGCAGAAGCTTCAATTCCTCCATTTGAGCAATaactttgtgtctgttttggaAAAAGGGGATTTTGAAGCTTTGGGATCTGTAAAGTATTTGGATGTGGTGTCAAATGATATCAAAAGGGTGACACAGGAAGCTTTTGATGGAATGAACAACCTGGAAACTCTTAATGTGAAGCTTCCACTCCAATTTGAAATAGACTTCAGTGGACTGCATCAGCTGAAAAGTCTCACAGTACATTTTAATAGTGATGGCAGTTTCCAAAGTACTCCTCCAAACCCTGAAAaagttttctttaatttaaaatatttgaaaacttTTAACGTAATATGCAAAGGCAATCATTTGGGCTTTCCCTTAGATGTACCAACATACTTCTTCATGGCTATGAACAATTTAGAGGAGTTCACGGCTGTGAAAGTGTTTGTTTCTGCGCCGGATCCAACAACATTTGTGCCCAACCTTAAGATCAAGAATGTGACGATCCAGCAGACTGGTTTGACAGAATTTGATCCTTATCTGTTTCAGCCGATCCCAAACCTGCAGTCCCTCGATCTGTCCAGAAACAAACTCAGATCTTTGGATTTTCTGGCTCAGGCCAATCTGTCGGTTCTCAGCTGGTTGAAACTCAGTGAGAACGAGTTGACGGTGATCAATGAGACGGTCTTCCGGTCTCTGCCTGCACTAACATATCTGGACCTGCTTGGTAACCCTTTCACCTGTGACTGCTCTAATGCCGGCTTCATCCAATGGGTGATTAGCAACAACCAGACACAAGTTGTTAACGCCTATCAGTACACTTGTTCCTTTCCTTTGGCTAAACAAGGAAGCAAGCTGCTGGACTTTGACATCCAGTCCTGCTGGATGGACGTTAACTTCCTCTGCTTCATTTCCAGCACTTGTCTGGTTGTGCTAACTCTCCTCACATCCTTCATCTACCACTTTCTGAGGTGGCAGCTAACCTACGGCTTCTACCTCTTCCTGGCCTTCCTCTATGACagcaagaagaggaagaaggaagctcCTCACTGCTACGACGCATTCATCTCCTACAACGTTCATGACGAGGCCTGGGTTTACCAAGAGATGCTTCCAGTGCTGGAAGGAGAGCAGGGCTGGAGACTCTGTCTGCACCACAGAGACTTCCAACCAG GTAAGCCCATCATAGAGAACATCACGGACGCCATCTACAGCTGCAGGAAGACCATCTGTGTGATCAGCCGTCACTACCTGCAGAGCGAGTGGTGCTCCAGAGAGATCCAGATGGCCAG